TCCGCACCAGCCGACCGCGACAGAGCAGGCGCGGCTCAGCCAGCTCGACATCGTGCCGCTCGATTCTTCCAGCACGTATGGAGAAACGTTCGCGAATAAGATCCAGGTCAAGTGCCCATGACCAGATCGCGCAAAGTCTCCTTGGCGGCGCTCGTGACGATTTTCATGGCCTCTGCGACGGGGATCGTGTCGGCGTGGGCCGCACCATTCGCCGCTCCCCATCCTGGAACAGCCATGTCCTCATCGGGGCTCATGGGCTGGATCTTTGCCGAACAGGCCGTCTTCTACCGCTCGCTCTCGGGCTTCATCCGGGCCTCCAAGGAGGACGGGGCCGCGATGTGGGAGCTGTTCGGCATCTCGTTTGTTTACGGCATCTTCCATGCCATAGGTCCTGGGCACGGCAAGGCCGTGATCTCGTCCTACCTCGTGGCAAATGAGGAGACCTGGCGCCGCGGCGTGGTCCTATCGTTTGCGTCCGCGGGCGCCCAATCGGTGGTGGCCATCATCGTCGTGGCCATTGCCGCCGTGCTGCTTGGCGCAACGGCCAAGGCAATCGGCCTCACTGTCCATCTGGTCGAGGTCACAAGCTATGCTCTGGTCATCATGATCGGTCTCAGGCTGCTCTACGTCAAAGGCCGCGGCCTCCTGATCGCCTGCCGCGAACTCACCTGGCGTGAAGTCCCAAGCCTCGCTTTCACGTCGGCTCCAGCTGCCGCGGACTTAACGGCCAAAGGCTTTCAGTTGCCGGAGCGGCGGTTCGGCGCGATGGCTATGCGCGGCGGCCAATGCCAGGCCGACGGCTGCACTGTTCACACGCATGGCTTCCATTGCCAGGAGCACCATGAATCGGCATGGGGCCACGCCCATGGACCCGAGCCAGCGGAGCTCGGCGGTGCGGGCGGCTGGCGGCGGGGGCTCGCGGCGGTGGTCGCGGTTGGTTTAAGGCCCTGCTCCGGCGCGATCATCGTCCTGATCTTCGCGCTGGCCCAGGACCTGTTCTGGACCGGCGTCGGCGCCACGATGATAATGGGATTGGGCACAGCCGTGACGGTCGCCGCGATCGCAATCCTCGCGGTTAGTGCGCGAGGATTCGCAAGGCGCATCGCCGAAACCCGGGCGGGAAACGGCATGCTCGCGATGCGCGCGATCGAGGTCGCGGCCGCGGCGCTCATCGTCGCGTTTGGTATCCTGCTGTTGGCGGGCTACATGGCCAGCGAGCAGCTCTGGATGTTCACTGGGTAGATCTGGCGTCACCAAGGACGAGGTGCCGCTGCCAGGAATCGGCGCGCGCGGCGATCGTCGTCGTCGCGGGCGTAATGGCTTCTTTGGAGCCGGTAATGCCCACCCATA
The DNA window shown above is from Bradyrhizobium sp. CB1650 and carries:
- a CDS encoding nickel/cobalt transporter; the protein is MSSSGLMGWIFAEQAVFYRSLSGFIRASKEDGAAMWELFGISFVYGIFHAIGPGHGKAVISSYLVANEETWRRGVVLSFASAGAQSVVAIIVVAIAAVLLGATAKAIGLTVHLVEVTSYALVIMIGLRLLYVKGRGLLIACRELTWREVPSLAFTSAPAAADLTAKGFQLPERRFGAMAMRGGQCQADGCTVHTHGFHCQEHHESAWGHAHGPEPAELGGAGGWRRGLAAVVAVGLRPCSGAIIVLIFALAQDLFWTGVGATMIMGLGTAVTVAAIAILAVSARGFARRIAETRAGNGMLAMRAIEVAAAALIVAFGILLLAGYMASEQLWMFTG